A DNA window from Staphylococcus warneri contains the following coding sequences:
- a CDS encoding NtaA/DmoA family FMN-dependent monooxygenase (This protein belongs to a clade of FMN-dependent monooxygenases, within a broader family of flavin-dependent oxidoreductases, the luciferase-like monooxygenase (LMM) family, some of whose members use coenzyme F420 rather than FMN.): protein MKNARDRKMKIVLQMVSGYGGEFKSWRMPGAVVDAYTNIDNYVEKAKIAERGKIHSLFIADTPSLTNDISINSPMHSLDPLLLLTAVARETKHIGLVATYSTTFNEPYNLARHLKTLDIMSNGRAGWNAVTTSNPTTALNFGQHLPSRNVRYDMAHEHISAVQSLWGSFGKDAYKLDATSGQFIDTNEVNLANYNGQYYQTRGPLPIPPSPQYQPPIFQAGGGEKGIELAGRFASGVYANPFTKEEALLQRTLLRESAEAHGRNPNDIKMFAGFMFSIGKTKEEALNRRRMLLDFAPKETEQHVAYLGQMVGLSFNINTIDINQPLPETLLSQARPSLMDPRSNRALELLQSGLSIKDVLAHGVINYHPVVVGTPEMIADFLEDWYLSDAADGFSIVPDSTHDGVEDFVDKVIPILQERGLFHLDYEGETLRDELDVSYEYGLNR from the coding sequence ATGAAAAATGCAAGAGATAGAAAAATGAAAATCGTACTGCAAATGGTCTCAGGATACGGTGGAGAATTTAAATCATGGCGTATGCCAGGTGCCGTTGTGGATGCTTATACGAATATAGATAATTATGTTGAAAAAGCCAAAATTGCTGAGAGAGGTAAGATACATTCTTTATTCATAGCAGATACACCATCTCTTACAAATGATATAAGCATAAATTCTCCTATGCATTCATTAGATCCACTTTTACTTTTAACAGCTGTCGCTAGAGAAACGAAACACATTGGGTTAGTAGCTACTTACTCGACTACTTTTAATGAACCATACAATTTAGCACGTCATTTAAAAACATTAGATATCATGAGCAATGGTCGAGCAGGTTGGAATGCGGTTACCACATCTAACCCCACTACTGCATTAAATTTCGGTCAACATTTACCAAGTCGAAATGTCAGATATGATATGGCGCATGAACATATTAGTGCTGTTCAATCACTATGGGGAAGCTTTGGTAAAGACGCTTATAAACTTGATGCTACTTCTGGTCAGTTTATAGATACTAATGAAGTAAATCTTGCAAATTATAATGGACAATATTATCAAACAAGAGGTCCTCTACCCATACCTCCATCCCCTCAATATCAACCTCCTATATTCCAAGCAGGTGGTGGTGAAAAAGGTATTGAACTTGCGGGTAGATTTGCATCAGGTGTATACGCAAATCCATTTACTAAAGAAGAAGCTCTTTTACAACGAACATTATTACGGGAAAGTGCAGAAGCACATGGTCGTAATCCAAATGATATTAAAATGTTCGCTGGATTTATGTTTTCAATTGGTAAGACCAAAGAAGAGGCACTAAATAGAAGACGAATGCTACTTGATTTTGCACCTAAAGAAACTGAACAACATGTAGCTTATTTGGGACAAATGGTTGGGTTATCTTTTAATATTAATACTATAGATATCAATCAGCCATTACCTGAAACATTGCTCAGTCAAGCTCGACCTTCCTTAATGGATCCACGTTCAAATAGAGCACTTGAATTGTTACAAAGTGGACTATCAATTAAAGATGTCTTGGCACATGGTGTGATCAATTATCACCCTGTAGTTGTTGGTACTCCAGAAATGATCGCAGATTTTCTAGAGGACTGGTATCTATCTGATGCTGCCGATGGATTTTCTATTGTTCCAGATAGCACTCATGATGGTGTAGAAGACTTTGTTGATAAGGTTATTCCTATTTTACAAGAAAGAGGGCTTTTCCATTTAGACTATGAAGGAGAAACTTTACGAGATGAACTTGATGTCTCTTATGAATACGGATTAAATCGTTAA
- a CDS encoding PrsW family glutamic-type intramembrane protease produces the protein MICPSCANEVGQNDKFCQHCGTNLTVEKPIMKENVDTNNNLTCPNCNENVQSNDKFCINCGFKLNESMQYSSNETYNHSHQHIEREVANNTNITEEAKNLFNNTTKSIGRLAGNDEILKLNLRDMFSQVFKFHSKHESDDVFIAGTQSTTPHITEVSEEWGKPWVFSRVFISLLITFIGLWFLAKMFGNENSIPGMIFIGALIVPISGVIFFFESNAFRNISFFEVLKMFFVGGVFSLISTLVLYQFVSFSDDLEMYGIMTTGDAFLIGLVEEIGKAIIVVLFINYQRTNKILNGILIGASIGAGFAVFETAGYILNLSFMSDQTVDLNVMIEIIISRGWSALGGHLVWAAIIGAAVVIVKNTSQFTWSNILDKRFLFFFFISVVLHFIWDAPITFLGSYNLKLIILIVIAWIFIFILMKSGLTQVNVLQKEYIENKEKQ, from the coding sequence ATGATTTGTCCATCATGTGCAAATGAAGTAGGTCAGAATGATAAATTTTGTCAACATTGTGGTACCAATTTAACTGTGGAAAAGCCCATTATGAAGGAAAACGTAGATACAAATAATAATTTAACATGTCCTAATTGTAATGAAAACGTCCAATCTAATGATAAATTCTGTATTAATTGTGGATTTAAATTAAATGAATCTATGCAATATTCATCTAATGAAACCTATAATCATAGTCATCAACATATTGAAAGAGAAGTTGCTAATAATACCAATATTACTGAGGAAGCTAAAAATCTATTCAATAATACGACAAAATCAATAGGTAGATTAGCTGGAAATGATGAAATTCTTAAATTAAATTTGAGAGATATGTTTTCCCAAGTGTTTAAGTTTCATTCAAAGCATGAATCAGATGATGTGTTTATAGCTGGTACACAAAGTACTACACCACATATTACAGAGGTTTCAGAAGAATGGGGAAAACCATGGGTATTTTCACGCGTATTCATATCACTATTAATTACTTTTATTGGCTTGTGGTTTTTAGCAAAAATGTTTGGTAATGAAAATAGTATTCCAGGTATGATATTTATTGGAGCACTAATCGTTCCTATTTCTGGAGTAATATTTTTCTTTGAATCCAATGCATTTCGTAATATTAGTTTTTTTGAAGTCTTGAAAATGTTCTTTGTTGGTGGGGTCTTTTCTTTAATAAGCACGCTTGTGCTATATCAATTTGTATCTTTTAGTGATGATCTTGAAATGTATGGAATTATGACAACGGGTGATGCATTTTTAATTGGATTAGTTGAGGAAATAGGCAAAGCTATTATAGTTGTTTTATTTATTAACTATCAAAGAACCAATAAAATTTTGAATGGTATATTAATAGGTGCTTCTATTGGTGCTGGTTTTGCTGTATTTGAAACGGCAGGATATATATTGAACCTTAGTTTCATGAGTGATCAAACAGTTGATCTTAATGTAATGATTGAAATTATCATTTCAAGAGGATGGTCTGCTTTAGGTGGTCATTTAGTATGGGCAGCGATTATTGGAGCAGCAGTGGTTATTGTGAAAAATACTAGTCAGTTTACTTGGTCTAATATCCTTGATAAACGATTTCTATTTTTCTTCTTTATCTCTGTTGTTTTACATTTTATTTGGGATGCACCAATCACATTCTTAGGAAGTTATAACTTAAAATTAATTATTTTAATAGTTATTGCATGGATTTTTATATTTATATTAATGAAATCTGGATTGACTCAAGTAAATGTATTGCAGAAAGAATATATTGAAAATAAAGAAAAACAATGA
- a CDS encoding phosphate-starvation-inducible protein PsiE yields MKKFTPEKISEQFSKLLLLAVNICIGLIAVTLVIFLFTECFGFFQNLFLQDKDLKYSQVIEDLLVSFMYIEFILLIIQYFKHNYHFSLQYFIYIGITAIVRIIIVEHSDATETILLVASIFILTISLYCLRKFTID; encoded by the coding sequence ATGAAGAAATTTACGCCTGAAAAGATAAGTGAACAGTTTTCGAAATTGTTGTTATTAGCGGTTAATATTTGTATTGGTCTCATTGCGGTAACACTTGTTATATTTTTATTTACCGAATGTTTTGGTTTCTTTCAAAACTTATTTTTACAAGATAAAGACTTGAAATATAGCCAAGTTATTGAAGATTTATTGGTATCGTTCATGTATATTGAGTTTATTCTACTCATTATTCAATATTTCAAACACAATTATCATTTTTCGTTACAGTACTTTATTTATATCGGTATTACAGCGATTGTCAGAATTATTATAGTAGAACATAGCGATGCTACTGAGACAATCTTGTTAGTCGCTAGTATATTTATACTAACGATTTCACTGTACTGTTTACGAAAATTTACGATTGATTAA
- a CDS encoding PTS sugar transporter subunit IIC, which produces MGEKQWITPRSFLFNILNGLAIAIVVGMLPNAILGDLSKYLSQYNEIFSKIAVVVQGIQYTIPILTGVLIAIQFNLTQLQTAVVGAATFVGSGATTITNHQWVITGIGDLINTMITGAIAVGIILIIGDRAGSLNMIILPIVAGGIPGLLGLLLLPYTKLITVGIGSVVNSLTNTQPIIMTILIAVIFSILIVSPISAIGIGIAIGISGLAAGSAAVGVSASAIMLALGAWRVNKVGVPISVLLGAVKLMMPNTIRHPIIFLPITCTAAVSGLIGGLLNIKGTPDSAGFGLIGLVGPIKSLNLLGTSMGSGLLLIAITYVIVPIISAIFFNYLFVKILKLYKPDVFIFK; this is translated from the coding sequence ATGGGCGAAAAACAATGGATTACACCCAGATCATTTTTATTTAATATATTAAATGGATTAGCGATAGCAATCGTTGTAGGTATGCTTCCTAACGCGATTTTAGGAGATTTGAGTAAATACTTAAGTCAGTATAATGAGATATTTTCAAAAATAGCAGTTGTAGTTCAAGGCATTCAATATACGATTCCAATTTTAACGGGTGTCTTAATTGCGATACAGTTTAATTTAACACAATTACAAACAGCTGTGGTTGGTGCAGCAACATTTGTCGGTTCTGGCGCAACGACAATTACAAATCACCAATGGGTCATTACAGGTATCGGAGATTTAATTAATACCATGATTACCGGAGCGATTGCAGTAGGTATTATTTTAATCATCGGAGATCGTGCAGGCAGTTTAAATATGATTATCTTACCCATCGTTGCCGGTGGTATTCCTGGTCTCTTAGGATTATTATTACTGCCTTATACCAAATTGATAACAGTGGGCATAGGAAGTGTTGTTAATAGTTTAACGAATACACAACCTATCATTATGACAATTCTAATTGCAGTGATATTCTCTATTCTTATTGTGTCACCGATATCTGCGATTGGTATTGGTATTGCCATTGGTATTTCAGGGCTCGCAGCAGGTTCAGCCGCTGTAGGTGTCTCTGCCAGTGCTATTATGCTAGCACTAGGGGCATGGCGTGTTAACAAAGTAGGTGTTCCGATTTCAGTGTTACTCGGTGCCGTTAAATTAATGATGCCTAATACCATTCGACATCCTATTATATTTTTACCAATTACATGTACCGCTGCAGTATCAGGACTCATAGGCGGGTTGCTTAATATTAAAGGTACACCTGATTCGGCTGGGTTTGGTTTAATCGGATTAGTAGGCCCAATTAAGTCATTAAACTTATTAGGTACTAGTATGGGTAGTGGCTTGCTACTGATTGCGATAACTTATGTCATCGTACCAATCATATCAGCTATCTTTTTCAATTATCTATTTGTGAAAATATTGAAACTCTATAAACCAGATGTATTTATTTTTAAATAA
- a CDS encoding patatin-like phospholipase family protein — protein sequence MNNKEIFNHAIVLGGGGSLAIGWELGYLSALSEDGINIRQADVVIGTSGGAQAATGITSQKSWEEIYNEQIAPKSDETPPSSNMSDIFSRYKEIQETSDTPKEWIENYSVYALEHNKFDESVHINRLKNRIKMNEWPENLMITAINVDKAERVALTTNSNVDIHTAMAASGSLPGVWPTTTINGVKHFDGGCHSMENADLAKGAKKVLILATNLPVTTPYKLKDAIQELEQSGSEVILITPSDEVLAKLNELGGNTVDPSIRPDMFELGTIQGHSDANRIKEFWKK from the coding sequence ATGAATAATAAAGAAATTTTCAATCATGCTATTGTATTAGGTGGCGGTGGTTCACTTGCTATCGGTTGGGAATTGGGTTATCTTTCAGCCCTTTCTGAGGATGGTATTAACATTCGACAAGCTGATGTAGTAATTGGAACTTCAGGTGGAGCACAAGCGGCTACTGGTATTACATCTCAAAAATCTTGGGAAGAAATATATAATGAACAGATTGCACCTAAATCTGATGAAACACCACCAAGTAGTAACATGTCGGATATATTTAGTAGATATAAAGAAATTCAAGAAACATCTGATACACCTAAAGAATGGATTGAAAATTATAGTGTTTATGCTTTAGAACATAATAAATTTGATGAATCAGTGCATATTAATCGTCTTAAAAATAGAATTAAGATGAATGAGTGGCCTGAAAATTTAATGATTACTGCTATTAATGTTGATAAGGCAGAAAGAGTAGCACTTACAACTAATTCAAATGTTGATATACATACAGCTATGGCTGCAAGTGGCTCATTACCAGGTGTTTGGCCTACAACTACTATTAACGGTGTTAAACACTTCGATGGTGGTTGTCATTCAATGGAAAATGCGGATCTAGCAAAAGGTGCTAAGAAAGTATTAATCTTAGCGACAAATCTTCCTGTTACGACACCGTATAAACTTAAAGATGCCATTCAAGAGTTAGAGCAAAGTGGTTCAGAAGTTATATTAATTACACCTAGTGATGAAGTACTTGCGAAGTTAAATGAATTAGGTGGCAATACGGTTGATCCATCGATCCGTCCGGACATGTTTGAACTTGGAACAATACAAGGTCATAGTGATGCAAATAGAATTAAAGAATTTTGGAAAAAGTAA
- a CDS encoding DEAD/DEAH box helicase — protein MKYLVKDTLSSWLLIESLSPGKVDYSTEDTLSEEHFKNGNKQTQLQTFNEYFDIWNEERFVISDEKRKSGEIIFKFYRNCFRYNEINLKIQDIFNSHSEIYNPNSTHCYGYTFNTDENGYVLMDSIHIPMIMSALKEIEKDKNADIEKKFEDSVEKFKQKVNEILADEPINERKLNQIDKVYDKYFSVLHSDNSGLFPNYVAIEFIGKDELPKPEFNSFFITDIEMARKSPNQTLIKYIEGIGEQQRVEIDENKEEIEKFLHPSNLPDGRWPSQTEHRLSLMQQVAVNQITSCSQQINSVNGPPGTGKTTLLKDIFAHFVVERGKELAQLSHPKQAFKPTKIHETDEKPVYLLKDSIARHKMVVASSNNGAVENISKDLPKIDEIIRNPKECAFPEYETDYAELIEELQDFASIANDLIGEDAWGLFSGVFGKNENINKVLNHLLKNDQDNVGLAKLLQNENNQLSNEDIKKEWKYHKKAFLDELENVKKLKEKSIEAYKVYKKYEKALTENQNLKVREQKSSEKLEKIEDELEEYKEEINQLNKQMNDKDKQIDIINEYLHTSGQHSLMNKIKSMFSSETDEKYQKYLEEKKQILERKIELEKYKQDKENDIANKSKEKDYLNNELAKVYKQQKSYNEVVQRYNEFCTQTSIDMPTKDFWNNGKKIYAKRQMSNLWTSDELQYRRAMLFVRSMILHKLLLIANSTTIFANLNNFKNRRKLIDAKPEVVCNAWNVIHLIFPIVSTTFASFKSMYQGIPKDFIDYLFIDEAGQAVPQSAVGALYRSKNVVAVGDPIQIEPVVTLESHLIDNIRKSYNIPERLLSKVSSVQSVADYANQYGFWKEDTSEEQQKTWIGIPLWVHRRCLNPMFTIANQIAYTNKMVLPEYMQKPGKAGWYHVTGKSINKQYVKEQGIKVVELLINDWKEALNNNENEPSSFVISPFSAVQQRVKALAKKELPKCLNIEKSKINKWIDKSIGTVHTFQGKEAQKVYFVVGTDNTQDGAVNWSCEKPNLLNVAVTRAKKEFYVIGDLNRIHLKTYYEIIYKELNDIYEVH, from the coding sequence ATGAAATATTTAGTTAAAGATACATTATCTTCATGGTTATTAATCGAATCTTTAAGTCCGGGAAAGGTAGATTATTCGACAGAAGATACATTATCTGAAGAACATTTTAAGAATGGTAATAAGCAAACTCAGTTACAAACTTTCAATGAATATTTTGATATTTGGAATGAAGAACGTTTTGTTATATCAGATGAAAAGAGAAAAAGTGGGGAAATAATCTTTAAGTTCTATAGAAACTGTTTTCGTTATAACGAAATTAATTTAAAGATTCAAGATATCTTTAATAGCCATTCTGAAATATATAACCCTAACTCAACACATTGTTATGGTTATACATTTAATACTGATGAGAATGGCTATGTTTTGATGGATAGTATACACATTCCAATGATTATGAGTGCTTTAAAGGAAATTGAAAAAGATAAAAATGCTGATATTGAAAAAAAGTTTGAGGATTCAGTAGAAAAATTTAAGCAAAAGGTAAATGAGATTTTAGCCGATGAACCTATCAATGAACGAAAACTTAATCAAATAGATAAAGTATATGATAAGTATTTTTCAGTTTTACATAGTGACAATAGTGGCTTGTTTCCTAATTATGTTGCAATTGAATTTATTGGAAAAGATGAATTACCAAAACCAGAATTTAACAGTTTCTTTATAACAGATATAGAAATGGCTAGAAAATCTCCTAATCAAACGTTAATTAAATATATAGAAGGCATAGGTGAGCAACAACGGGTAGAAATTGATGAAAATAAAGAAGAAATTGAGAAATTTCTACATCCATCAAATCTTCCTGACGGACGTTGGCCTTCCCAAACTGAACATAGACTTTCACTAATGCAACAAGTTGCAGTTAATCAAATAACAAGTTGCAGTCAACAAATTAATTCAGTTAATGGCCCTCCTGGGACTGGGAAGACTACACTATTAAAAGATATTTTTGCACATTTTGTAGTTGAACGTGGTAAAGAATTAGCTCAATTAAGCCACCCTAAACAAGCATTTAAACCAACTAAAATACATGAAACTGATGAGAAACCGGTATATTTACTTAAAGATTCGATTGCTCGACATAAAATGGTTGTTGCTTCAAGTAATAACGGAGCTGTTGAAAATATTTCTAAAGATTTACCTAAAATAGATGAAATAATTAGAAACCCAAAAGAATGTGCGTTTCCGGAGTATGAAACAGATTATGCAGAATTAATAGAAGAATTACAGGATTTTGCTAGTATAGCGAATGATTTGATTGGTGAAGATGCGTGGGGATTATTCTCTGGTGTATTTGGAAAAAATGAAAATATTAATAAAGTATTAAACCACTTGTTAAAAAATGATCAAGATAATGTGGGACTTGCTAAGTTACTTCAAAATGAAAATAATCAATTAAGTAATGAAGATATCAAGAAAGAATGGAAATATCATAAGAAAGCATTTTTAGATGAATTAGAGAATGTAAAAAAATTAAAAGAGAAGTCTATTGAAGCATATAAGGTATACAAAAAATATGAAAAAGCTTTAACTGAAAATCAAAATTTAAAAGTAAGAGAACAAAAATCAAGTGAAAAATTAGAGAAAATAGAAGATGAATTAGAGGAATATAAAGAAGAAATTAATCAGTTAAATAAACAAATGAACGATAAAGATAAACAGATTGATATAATAAATGAATATTTGCATACATCTGGACAACATAGCTTAATGAATAAGATAAAGTCAATGTTTAGTTCCGAAACTGATGAAAAGTACCAAAAATATTTAGAAGAGAAAAAGCAAATTTTAGAGCGAAAAATTGAATTAGAAAAATATAAACAAGATAAAGAAAATGATATTGCTAACAAATCTAAAGAAAAGGATTATTTAAATAACGAATTAGCAAAAGTTTATAAACAACAAAAAAGTTATAATGAAGTTGTTCAAAGATATAATGAATTCTGTACTCAGACTAGTATTGATATGCCGACAAAAGATTTTTGGAATAATGGGAAAAAAATTTATGCTAAGAGACAGATGTCAAATTTATGGACAAGTGATGAATTACAGTATAGAAGAGCTATGCTTTTCGTAAGATCAATGATATTGCACAAGTTATTGTTGATTGCCAATTCTACGACCATATTTGCAAATTTAAATAACTTTAAAAATCGACGTAAATTAATAGATGCCAAGCCTGAAGTAGTATGTAACGCATGGAATGTAATACATTTAATATTCCCAATTGTTAGTACTACGTTCGCAAGTTTTAAGTCTATGTATCAAGGCATTCCAAAAGATTTTATTGATTACTTGTTTATTGATGAAGCAGGTCAAGCCGTTCCACAATCAGCGGTTGGAGCATTGTACCGTTCCAAAAACGTAGTGGCTGTTGGAGATCCAATACAAATCGAACCAGTAGTAACATTAGAAAGTCATCTTATTGATAACATTAGAAAAAGTTATAACATTCCAGAACGATTATTATCTAAAGTGTCTTCCGTTCAATCTGTAGCCGATTATGCTAATCAATACGGATTTTGGAAAGAAGATACTTCAGAAGAACAACAAAAAACATGGATAGGTATTCCTTTGTGGGTACATAGACGTTGTTTAAATCCAATGTTTACAATTGCAAATCAGATTGCTTATACTAACAAAATGGTATTACCAGAATACATGCAAAAGCCAGGTAAAGCAGGATGGTATCATGTTACTGGAAAAAGTATTAATAAACAATATGTAAAAGAGCAGGGTATTAAAGTAGTTGAATTACTAATTAATGACTGGAAAGAGGCGCTAAACAATAATGAAAATGAACCGAGTTCATTTGTAATATCGCCGTTTTCAGCTGTTCAACAACGAGTAAAAGCTTTAGCTAAGAAAGAATTACCTAAATGCTTAAATATAGAAAAAAGTAAAATTAATAAATGGATAGATAAGTCAATCGGAACTGTTCATACATTTCAAGGTAAAGAAGCACAGAAAGTATATTTTGTAGTAGGTACAGATAATACACAAGATGGGGCAGTAAATTGGTCATGCGAAAAACCTAATTTGCTTAACGTGGCGGTCACAAGAGCTAAAAAGGAATTCTACGTTATAGGAGACTTAAATAGAATCCACCTCAAAACATATTATGAAATTATTTATAAAGAATTGAATGATATATATGAAGTTCACTAG
- a CDS encoding tRNA dihydrouridine synthase, which yields MKENFWSELPRPFFILAPMEDVTDIVFRHVVSEAARPDVFFTEFTNTASFCHPEGIHSVRGRLTFSEDEQPMVAHIWGDQPEQFREMSIGLAEMGFKGIDLNMGCPVANVAQKGKGSGLILRPEVAAEIIQATKAGGLPVSVKTRLGFYEIDEWRDWLKHVFEQDIANLSIHLRTRKEMSKVDAHWELIEAIKQLRDEVAPNTLLTINGDIPDRQTGLELAEKYGIDGVMIGRGIFHNPFAFEKEPREHTSEELLGLLRLHLSLFQKYDKDEDRQFKSLRRFFKIYVRGIKGASQLRHQLMNTQSIAEARELLDEFEAQREKRKEL from the coding sequence ATGAAGGAAAATTTTTGGAGTGAATTGCCACGGCCATTTTTTATTTTGGCACCTATGGAGGACGTGACAGATATTGTCTTTCGTCATGTGGTAAGTGAAGCAGCGAGACCGGATGTGTTTTTCACTGAATTTACAAATACTGCAAGCTTTTGTCACCCTGAAGGGATTCACAGTGTGCGTGGTCGCTTAACGTTTAGTGAAGATGAGCAGCCTATGGTAGCGCATATTTGGGGCGATCAACCTGAACAGTTCCGTGAAATGAGTATTGGTTTAGCGGAGATGGGATTTAAGGGCATTGATTTAAATATGGGATGTCCTGTTGCAAATGTTGCTCAAAAAGGTAAAGGATCTGGCCTTATTCTTAGACCTGAAGTGGCCGCTGAAATTATTCAAGCAACGAAAGCGGGAGGTCTACCGGTAAGTGTTAAAACACGTCTTGGTTTCTATGAAATAGATGAATGGCGTGATTGGTTAAAACATGTCTTCGAACAAGACATCGCGAACTTATCGATCCATCTACGTACACGTAAAGAAATGAGTAAAGTTGATGCGCATTGGGAATTAATTGAAGCGATTAAACAATTACGTGATGAGGTAGCACCTAATACTTTATTAACAATTAATGGCGATATTCCAGATAGACAAACTGGACTTGAACTTGCCGAAAAATATGGCATTGATGGTGTGATGATTGGCAGAGGCATATTCCACAATCCATTTGCCTTTGAAAAAGAACCACGCGAACATACAAGCGAAGAACTACTAGGTCTATTACGATTACATCTATCATTATTCCAAAAATATGATAAAGATGAAGACCGACAATTCAAAAGTTTACGTAGATTCTTTAAAATTTACGTACGTGGCATTAAAGGGGCGAGTCAACTACGTCATCAATTAATGAACACACAATCCATCGCTGAAGCACGCGAATTACTAGATGAATTCGAAGCACAAAGAGAAAAACGCAAAGAATTATAA
- a CDS encoding NAD(P)H-dependent flavin oxidoreductase — MQNRVTSILNIEKPLLQGAMNSLTNPEFISAVSEAGGLGILGPNSGEARNTQSAIETTERIRKEIKKIKALTDKPFASTIMVNENLTFTDYIIDMLIEEQIHAVLINGLLDENIFNKLKANDIKIIFRPNTPTTENAIAAEKLGADVFVATGFDEGGSVPENIIGTFSIVPMIVDVINIPVIAAGGVSDVRGVRAAFSLGAEGVYVGSALIPTVENPAAENVKQYIVDSEAEDLILFRNLPAYYRSLPGKLARELKEMDKNGATNEALAKHMGAGKNMRLGMVEGDTENGYVSVGTGISSIKSIRSVKEVIDDMMQDFNSNT; from the coding sequence ATGCAAAATAGAGTAACTAGTATTTTGAATATAGAAAAACCGCTACTCCAAGGCGCGATGAATTCATTAACTAATCCAGAATTTATAAGTGCAGTAAGTGAAGCGGGAGGATTAGGTATTTTAGGACCTAATTCTGGTGAAGCGAGAAACACGCAATCAGCTATTGAAACGACTGAACGTATCCGAAAAGAAATTAAAAAGATAAAAGCATTAACAGATAAACCATTTGCATCAACCATTATGGTAAATGAAAATCTAACATTTACGGATTATATTATTGATATGCTGATAGAGGAGCAAATTCATGCAGTGTTAATTAACGGCCTATTGGATGAGAATATATTTAATAAATTAAAAGCCAATGATATTAAAATTATATTTCGACCTAATACGCCGACAACTGAAAATGCAATTGCAGCTGAAAAATTAGGAGCTGATGTTTTTGTGGCAACTGGTTTTGATGAAGGAGGGTCTGTACCAGAAAATATCATTGGTACTTTTTCAATAGTGCCAATGATTGTCGATGTGATTAATATCCCTGTAATTGCTGCAGGCGGTGTGAGTGACGTGAGAGGTGTTAGAGCAGCATTTAGTTTAGGAGCTGAAGGTGTATATGTAGGTAGTGCGTTGATTCCTACTGTAGAAAATCCAGCTGCTGAAAATGTGAAACAGTATATTGTAGATTCAGAGGCAGAAGACTTAATATTGTTTAGAAATCTGCCAGCCTATTATCGCTCACTTCCAGGTAAATTAGCACGAGAACTTAAAGAAATGGACAAAAATGGAGCGACTAACGAAGCACTGGCAAAACATATGGGTGCAGGTAAAAATATGAGGTTAGGCATGGTTGAAGGAGATACAGAGAATGGATATGTATCAGTAGGAACTGGCATAAGTTCTATTAAATCTATTCGAAGCGTTAAGGAAGTCATTGATGATATGATGCAGGATTTCAATTCAAACACCTAA